The Nitrospirota bacterium genomic interval CTAACAACTAATAAAAGAAGAACAACACATTTCGAAGAACTATACTTTCTCACAGTAATCCCCCTATACAAATACAAAAATTAAAAAGGCCATAACAAGAATATGCTATGGCCTTCTGTCTCAACGGGTTCTATTCTGATAAGCCCTAAATTCTGTCTGTCTGTCTGTCTGTCTGTCTGCGCAAACCGAATACCAAAGCCACCCTCCCCTAAAAGCTTTTAATATTTAGCTCAAAACGTAACAGAGGACAAGATAATTGTCAAGATGTCAAATTTTTTACCACCTCCCTTCACCCAACCCTTACCTCATCCCCTCGTTCTCTCAAATTCATGATCTATGATTCATAACCTTTTTCGCCTTTTGAAACAGCTTTTCCATCCTTGCGGTCTCATCCGCAATCTCTTTTAATGTCTTTGCGAGCTCATTTTCACCCATAGCCTCTGCCTTCCCAGCCCATTCAGTGTAGGTCTTTGCATGCTCAGTATTATGTTGCATCCAGTGTTCAAGGAGCTTCTTTAATTTTTCCAAATCTGTCATTTCGCAGATAACCTCCCTCCCCCTCGCCCCCTCCCCTTGCCCGCCCCGCTTCGCGGAACGAGGCCGGGGAGGGAGGGGGATGGGGGAGGGGTGATTTTCATTGTCCTCTGTCTCCTCCGACGCATCATATACATTTATGTGTTCATGTTCATGCCCTCCGAAGTGGCTGTGCTCATGAACATACCAGCAGTGCCTGTGGGTATGCCTGTGTATGAGGTTTGCATCAAGAAGGGCTTCGGTATTTTTTATTACTTCCCATGGCTTACCCTCAAGCAGAACCCTGTGGTCCTCGCCGAGGACAATGGTTCTGTCTGATATGTCCTCGATAATGCCCAGGTCATGAGTCGCCACAATTATTGTCTTGCCAGCTTTTCTGAGGGCATTTATTAAGTCAATAACTTCAACCTGGCTCCTCGGGTCAAGGCCTGTTGTAGGCTCATCAAGAAGCATTACATCAGGGTTTATGCTCAAACATGTGCCAATGGCAACCTTCTTCATCTCCCCTCCGCTCAGGTTCCAGGGGCATCTCTCTCTCAGGTGCTCGATACCGAGTAGCCGAAGAACATCCTCAGCCCTTTTTCTTGCTTCATCGCCACTCAGGCCGAGTTGTATTGGACCGAAACAGAGGTCATCCCATACACTCAGTGAAAAGAGTTGTACCTGAGGATTCTGAAACAAAAGTGAGACCCTCTGCCTGAACTCATGCAGAAATCCATTATTTAAATCCCTGCCAAATATTTTTATGCTTCCTGATTCAGGCATCAGGAGACCGTCAAGCAGATAAAGGAGTGTTGATTTGCCTGAGCCGTTAGTGCCGACAATAGTCAGGCTCTCTCCATCGTTAACAGAAAATGAAATTCCATCAAGGGCATTCTTGCCATCTTTGTATGTGTAAGACAGCCTGTCTACATTAAAGACTTCCAAAGCATAGCCCCCATAAATATTACGCTGAAGATAAGCCACAGAATGTCGTGTGTCGTGAGTCGTGAGTCGTGAGTTGAAACTCCGAACTCCGAACTCTTAACTCCAAACTTATAGCCCCTCGACTCCATTGCCTTTTCAAGGTCCTGGCTTAATCTAAGGCTGAGGGAAAAAAGGATACCCATCCTCGATGCAACCCACCTCTGTCCAATCAGTGACGAGTGACGAGTGACGAGTGACGAGATATTTCTTGACCTGAAGCCCATTATGAACTGTTCGACCTTCTTCACAAGAAAGAAGATGTATCTATAGCTTATAGAGACTATGGATTTCAATGCCCCTGGCATAAAAGATGAGACTGACTTCATAAGCCTGTTTGGTGGTGTTGTCAGGGTCAAAAGAAAGACTATAGAGACAGATGCAACAACCCTCAAAAATAGAGTTAATGCACTGAGTAACCCCTGTCTTGTTATTGATAGTTCTGCTGGAATGGTTATCGGGCCGAGGCTGTAAGTTTTTTCAAATGTATATAGCGTTAACAGTGATTCACCCTTCACAATTATATTCAACATTGCAGGCATGGCTATGAATGCTGTAAATAAAACAGCAGGAAAGAGCCTCTTCAATAAAAGAAAGACAGGTACTCTGGATGTAAAGGCCATAAAAAGGGAGATGGCCAGAAATAAGGCAATACCCTCTATAGACCTCTGAAAACTCAGCATAACGATAAACAGCAGCAGGCTGACTATCTTTAACCTCGGTTCAACCCTCTGTAAAAAACCCTTCCTAAAGGAGACCCTTTCATTGAACATAATGTCTTCGGTAAATGAGACAATATGGCGGAGAGTTTTATCGAGAAACCTTTCCTTCGGTCTTTTAAATAACGCGCTTTTCTCTTTACTTGTCACTTGTAACTTGTCACTTGTCACTGTCCTGAGCCACTCAGGAATTTCCATTCTTCCTCGCAGAAATTTTCCCTATGAGCATTGATATTCCTATAACCAGAGCAGCGCCTATTATCCCAGAAAATATATAGCCTATGTATGACTTAAGTCCTTTGTCCCAACCTGAAAACGCATAATCAGGAATCGGAGCTTTCCAGAGTTCCGACAGTTTTTTAAGTCCGTGTGGAACATATCCTGCAATCTTTTCAATCTCATCCATGCCCCATTCACCCCATGCGCCCCCTGCCTTAAAAAGTTCCGGGATAATCAACCCAAGCGGTGCAAGCAGTATCAATATCCCAATCCCAATCCAGAGTTTCTTATACCTTGAACTTTTAACTTTGAACTTTGAACTTTCCATTGTTACCCCCTTATCAGCTCTGGATGTGACTTCTGAATATACAGAAGCACAAGCACAGTAACCAATGCCTCAACAATTCCAAAAAGAAATATATGCTCTAACATTATTGCAGGTATAGCGATGCTCAAAGGGAATGGGCTATAGAGCGGCCTTCCATCGGCACCTACATGGAGTAGCGGTTGAATACCCAGTTCAACGGCAGTAAGAAAGGCAGCAAGGTTTATCCCTATATATGCGCCTATGCCTGCTCCTATTAAGTGACGAGTGACGAGTGACGAGTTTTTTTAACATCTAACCCTTGACCCTTGACCCTCGACCCTGAAGTTAGCCTATAAATCCCATATCCCACAAGCGCTTCTGCAAATGCAATATTGAAGCAATTGGCACCAATTGCTGTTATCCCTCCATCACCAAATATGAGTGCCTGAATGACAAGGGCAATGGAGACAGAAATTATTGCAGGCCAGGGCCCTAACAATATTGCAATTAAAGTTGCACCTGTTGCATGACCTGTTGTGCCGCCTGGTACTGGCACATTGAACATCATGATAACGAAACTAAAGGCCGAGCAAAGGGCAAGGAGTGGAACCTGAGATGCCTTTAGTGTCTCTTTTATCTTTTTAGATGCATAAATCCATACAGGCACAATTGCAGCCCATAGTCCGCCATATGTTATCGGCCCCAGATATCCATCAGGTATATGCACTTAAAACCTCCATTAATGATTTGACACAGTTAGAGATTTATCTCTAAACGGGGTAAAGTGGAAATAAAAAAGCCACAAAGACTTTTTTCAAGACCTGCTGGCCTTTATTAAAGCCTTCATGGCTATTGTTTCTACAGAAAAATATCACACGACAAAACAGTCTGTCAAGGCAATTCTCAAATGTTGTTTAAATCTATGTAAAAAAAGATTGTAAAAGTTGACTATTATATGCTATAAACGAGAGCAAACAAAAGGAGGAATTAATGAAAAAACTATTAGTAGTGATGGTCGTAATGAATGTTGTTATATTTGCCTCTGGATGCGCCCCAAA includes:
- a CDS encoding ABC transporter ATP-binding protein, which encodes MEVFNVDRLSYTYKDGKNALDGISFSVNDGESLTIVGTNGSGKSTLLYLLDGLLMPESGSIKIFGRDLNNGFLHEFRQRVSLLFQNPQVQLFSLSVWDDLCFGPIQLGLSGDEARKRAEDVLRLLGIEHLRERCPWNLSGGEMKKVAIGTCLSINPDVMLLDEPTTGLDPRSQVEVIDLINALRKAGKTIIVATHDLGIIEDISDRTIVLGEDHRVLLEGKPWEVIKNTEALLDANLIHRHTHRHCWYVHEHSHFGGHEHEHINVYDASEETEDNENHPSPIPLPPRPRSAKRGGQGEGARGREVICEMTDLEKLKKLLEHWMQHNTEHAKTYTEWAGKAEAMGENELAKTLKEIADETARMEKLFQKAKKVMNHRS
- a CDS encoding PDGLE domain-containing protein encodes the protein MESSKFKVKSSRYKKLWIGIGILILLAPLGLIIPELFKAGGAWGEWGMDEIEKIAGYVPHGLKKLSELWKAPIPDYAFSGWDKGLKSYIGYIFSGIIGAALVIGISMLIGKISARKNGNS